A part of Streptomyces sp. NBC_01210 genomic DNA contains:
- a CDS encoding NaeI family type II restriction endonuclease, giving the protein MSTDDALFDAPGPHEAGGAGWGVAPSSGDDVERVARWFTDHPDLEDRFSAVFRQSLDEVMDGQRTGRYDVSVLEKTEKTYLGTKVEIVCRAAFGLARGEKMDYRVCGVDVDAKFSLDGKWMIPREAMGHLCLLMAANDRESAFTVGLVRIREEILTQGGNQDHKRNISATGRSAIKWLFKNGKLRKNLLLGLDDATRNALENVSAGQSRVDQLFRQVHGRIVDRNAVVTAAKQLDAPKRVRDARHRLAPEGVIILGHQNESPRIAKALRLPVPEKGTWVAARVVPAPQVTDRPQVSIGDASYVVAEPTESRRPAPVIRY; this is encoded by the coding sequence ATGTCAACAGACGATGCCCTGTTCGATGCTCCTGGTCCACACGAAGCGGGGGGTGCAGGATGGGGAGTTGCCCCCTCCAGCGGTGATGATGTCGAGCGTGTCGCGCGGTGGTTCACCGACCATCCGGACTTGGAGGACCGCTTCTCCGCGGTCTTCCGTCAGTCGCTCGACGAGGTGATGGACGGTCAGCGAACCGGGCGTTACGACGTGAGCGTTCTGGAGAAGACCGAGAAGACATACCTGGGAACCAAGGTTGAGATTGTCTGTCGCGCGGCCTTTGGCCTCGCTCGTGGCGAGAAGATGGACTACCGGGTTTGCGGCGTCGACGTGGATGCAAAGTTCTCACTCGACGGCAAGTGGATGATCCCGCGTGAGGCGATGGGGCATCTCTGCCTACTCATGGCTGCGAACGACCGAGAGTCCGCGTTCACGGTGGGGTTGGTCCGCATACGCGAAGAGATATTGACTCAGGGTGGTAACCAAGACCATAAACGCAATATCTCTGCAACGGGTCGTAGCGCGATTAAGTGGCTCTTTAAGAATGGGAAGTTGCGTAAGAATCTCCTGCTTGGGCTCGATGACGCTACTCGCAATGCCTTGGAGAATGTGTCCGCGGGACAGAGTCGAGTGGATCAACTCTTCAGGCAGGTTCACGGGCGCATTGTTGACCGCAACGCCGTTGTGACGGCAGCCAAGCAGCTGGATGCACCGAAGCGAGTGCGAGATGCGCGTCATCGTCTGGCGCCGGAGGGGGTGATCATTCTGGGGCATCAGAATGAGAGTCCTCGTATTGCCAAAGCGTTAAGGCTTCCAGTTCCAGAAAAGGGTACGTGGGTCGCCGCGAGGGTGGTGCCGGCTCCACAGGTCACCGACAGGCCTCAGGTATCGATCGGTGATGCGAGCTACGTGGTTGCGGAGCCGACAGAGTCCAGGCGCCCAGCTCCAGTGATCCGCTACTGA
- a CDS encoding ATP-binding protein encodes MQPWRTEPLHRAIAALEGLNHMGPCRYEVTRKSWELPFLAQPEEVAGLRRIMRLHLNHWGLPGAVEAAQLCVSELVANVIKHVGAGTPTTLAVSMKGTHLRLEVQDPDARALPTLLSALPDEEAGRGLSLVDTVADRWGVVLTGSGKTTWVELATELSTADGHVDDPRVSKAEAVLALYGDGEAPRKRGGSPLSLAVAEEVTVDLIADLLRWLRAHGCDPDEALDRAQDHFEAGLRGDR; translated from the coding sequence ATGCAACCCTGGAGAACGGAACCACTACACAGAGCGATCGCCGCGTTGGAGGGGCTGAATCACATGGGTCCATGCCGCTACGAAGTGACAAGGAAGAGCTGGGAGTTGCCTTTTCTGGCGCAGCCCGAGGAGGTTGCAGGACTGCGCCGGATTATGCGTCTGCACCTGAACCATTGGGGGCTCCCGGGCGCGGTCGAGGCTGCTCAGCTTTGCGTGAGCGAGCTCGTCGCCAACGTCATCAAGCACGTTGGAGCCGGAACGCCGACCACGCTCGCGGTCTCAATGAAGGGCACACATCTCCGCCTGGAAGTCCAAGACCCGGATGCTCGGGCACTTCCAACTCTGCTCTCTGCACTCCCAGACGAGGAAGCCGGCAGAGGGCTGTCGCTCGTCGATACAGTGGCCGACCGCTGGGGCGTCGTCCTCACTGGCTCAGGCAAGACAACCTGGGTCGAACTCGCTACAGAACTGTCGACTGCTGACGGGCACGTGGATGATCCACGAGTCTCGAAGGCTGAGGCCGTTCTAGCGCTCTACGGAGACGGTGAGGCGCCGCGTAAGCGGGGCGGCTCACCGCTCAGCCTAGCTGTCGCCGAAGAGGTCACCGTGGATCTGATCGCGGACCTTCTTCGCTGGCTCCGCGCCCACGGCTGCGACCCGGACGAAGCCCTGGATCGGGCCCAGGATCACTTCGAGGCCGGGCTGAGGGGAGACCGCTGA